A segment of the Capricornis sumatraensis isolate serow.1 chromosome 8, serow.2, whole genome shotgun sequence genome:
AAATGTGGGAATCATCTGTTGGTGGATCTGGGTCAAGAACCTAAGAATGTATTTGAAATAAGACATAGGAGTCAGTCTCTGTAGCCCAGCTCAAACCTGACCTGAGATTGGGACCTGGTCCATTACATACAGAGGTTCTTGACTTTAACACTAGTGACATCATTGTTCAGGAGACTGTGCCATACTGTTGTAGGTTGTTGAGAAGAATCCCTGGCATCAACTTAGAGGATCCCAGTGGGATCACCCCCCAAGTTGTGACAACTAAAAATATCTACAGATATTTTTCTCCACCATCCCCCCAGAGCAATTGACTTAGAGTATAACCTTGAACTGGTCACTTACTTATTTCTAAAATAGAGTTGATAAGACCTATCTCAGAAGGTTGCTGGAAGGATTTAATGATGATATGGTAAAGAGTTGCCAGTTGGATTTctctggtccagtggctaggactccatactcccaatgcagggagtccaggtttgatccctggtcagggaactagattccacatgctgcaactgaagatcttacctgccacagcaaagatccagcacagtcaagtaaataaatgactttttaaaaaatgccagttGTGGACACAGTGCGTAATCAATATATGTTCCTTTTCTTGTATATCCTAGAGGCCTCAAGAAGGTGTCCTGATGGGGCTTTGTTGAGGGATGGTGAATCTCACCTCAAACTGCATTCCTCACCCTTCCAACTCCAGGTGGCCCTGGGCTTAGTGTGTGAAGCTGATTACCAGCCAGTGGCTCGTGCAGTGCGTGAACGGGTTGCTGCCATCCAGCGAAAGCGTGAGAAGCTGCGCAAAGCTAGGGAGTTGGAAGCCCTCCCCCCAGCGCCAAGACTCCCACCAGCAGCTGTCCCCATGACTCCTGGTCCCTCCAAtgccttccctcctgagcctgaGGAGCCAGAGGCAGACCAGCACCAGCCCTTCCTCTTCCGCCATGCCAGCTATTCATCTACCACCTGTAAGTCACCTCTGACATCCCAGAACCCTTGACCTCTGCCCCCCTACCCAGAAGTTCAACCCAACAGCATTGTCACTTACCCAGCCTTCCACATCTAGCCAGGGCTCCTTCTGGGAAAGAACTCTCCCACAGCCCCAGGCCCCCTCCTTGCTCAGGCAGTCCCCTGCTCAGCCATCACCCCCCTTTATTTCCCCTTTTTtgatcccctccctcccccaccagcgGATTGCGAGACTGATGGCTACCTCAGCTCCTCCGGCTTCCTGGATGCCTCAGACCCTGCCCTTCAGCCCCCTAGCGGGGTGCTATCCAGCCCCGCTGAGTCCCATCTCCGCCTGCCCGCGGTGAGAGGGGGTCACATGGGGGGGCTCCCAGCTATTCCAAGCCCACGACCTAGCTCTCATCCTGTAAAACTCAACACTGTGACCTGGTCCCATGTCCTTGGAAATCCACCACTCTTGTCCTCATCTTTATTCCCTCTGCCTAGTATCCCAGCACCCTTGATATTGTCTTCTTGGAACCCAACAGTTATTCTCCCCTGACCTCATGAACCTATATTCTGTTTCAGGCTTTTGCTCTATCCATTCCACGTTCTGGCCCTGGCAATGACTTTTCCCCTGGAGAGAGGTAAGTTCTGGTCTGAGTGGGCGCTTCAAGGTGAGCTATACGGAGCTCTGGGGTTCAGtgtcttttcccttttccagctATGCCTCAGATGCAGCGTCAGGCCTTAGTGATGTGGGAGAAGGGATGGAACGGATGAGGAGACCCCCAGGGAAAAACCTCCGGCGTAGACCCCGATCCCGGCTTCGGGTCACAAGTGTAAGGAAGGGGCACAGGAGTTCGGGAATAACCTTCAGGGCCTGGATGGAACTGTCAGGGACGAGAGTGTGGTCAGCCAGAAAAGGCGAGAAGCATTGTGTTACTGGTACCCAAGAGGCTGCCAGTCATGTTTTCAATACGAGACTTTAGGGGCAGAATCTGCTTCTCTCCAGTTCCAATCTGGCCACTGTGACTTGGGTGGAGAGGGGTGGGGACACTTAATGAAGACAGAGCTTgacctcctcccctctcctgacTTTGACTCTGAAGGTCTCAGACCAGAACGACAGAGTGGTTGAATGCCAGCTGCAGACGCACAACAGCAAGATGGTGACCTTCCGATTTGATCTGGATGGGGACAGCCCAGAAGAGATTGCAGCTGCCATGGTGAGGGAGAGATGAGAGCACATTCTATAGATCTGAGACAAGAGTCTCCCTTCCTGATGTCCCCGGGTGCTGAACTGCCCTACCTTCAACCCCCACAATCCAATGACAAGGGTTTCAAAGCTGGCGGGCCCTCCGTGCAGTGACACTGAAGACTTATCTGCCCTTGTCTGGGAGGAGATTTCTGTTTATCTAGGGAGGTTTGGATCCTCAGCTGGAGCAATATGAGACTAACACAAGATATCCGCAAGTGCTGCAGTGAAGTGTACACTAGACACGTGATGCTGTGGCTATAAGGAAAGGATGGGCTGTAAGGGAAGGATCAGCAGCGCAAGAGGAAGGACTCATGCCAGGTCTTGACAGATGGGTCAGAATGGCAGTGAAGAGTGGAAAGGGCGTGTCTAGTGGTGGTATGGCAAAGGAGAGGCATGGGAACAGGGAGTGACTTGAAGTATAGGGCTGGGAGGGCTTCTTGAGGAGACCTTTGTCACTGGAATTAAGGGTTCCTCTTGGAAGCAATAAGATCCTGCTGTAaagcagagaactatattcagtatcctaggtagtaaatcataatggaaaagaatattaagaaagaatgtatatatattaatcactttgctatacagcagacttaacattgtaaatcaactatacttcaatttaaaatgagTTTGGTAGAAGTGAGGTTGGGCATGTAATGTGGGCTTAAGCATGTAATGTGAGCATGTAATGTGTAATGGAGTCTTAAGAGTTAAGAGCATAACACCATGAGAACAGGTTTTAAGAAGACTGTTCTGTTGTGGGATGTGGGAGAGGGCTATGGGTAGGGTATCCAGTTGGAAGATGGACGCAAGAAGCCAGATGTGGTCCAAGGAGAGAATGGATTatggagagggagaagaggggtgAATCTGGGGGTTATTTTGGGAAAAATAACCTACTGTGTCATCCAGTAATTGATAGACATAGTACAGTGTCCATAGAAGATGGTCAGTAAATACTTGATGAGTTGACATGAGAGGGAGTTAGGGCAAGGGATATCAAGGGTGACCTGTAGCTTGGAGGAACTCATAGGAATAGGCCATCAAAGGagttaagttttaaaatgagAGTATGGCTTTGTTTTTTGGAGGGGGTATCATGATGAGTGAGCTTGAATGACAGAGGGGCAGGAAAGATAAGATCCTCCATAAGTAAGCAGAATATGGGTCAGGCAGGACTGGGAGGAGTGGATCTGGGAGTCTCAGCACAGAGTTGAGCACGAGAGAAGATGGGCCTGCAAAGCCAGAGGTGTAGAGGAGTATCTTAGTAGATACCCCCAGTTGTGGAACGGGGAGCAGGGATAGGTTATCAAAGGATAGAATCAGAACCCGAGACATAGAAGGAACTCTGGAATATTTTAGTAAAAACTGAGGAAGGAGATTGCTTCGAGGAGGCATAGGGTGAGGCCTGAGGCAAGACCACACTGGCTTTTGTCAGGAGGAGGTCTTTGTGGGAGACCAGTTTCAGTGGAGTGGGGGCGGTGACTGCCAGCCTCTGGGATGCAGGAGGGAAGGGAATGGAATAAACGTCAGACTTCGGGAACTCCCTCTAAATCTTCTTCTCCATCATGTCATTCAGCTTGTGtccaggaaaaagacaaaacagcACCTGGCATGCAGGTTTATCAACTTCTGTCAAGCCACTCAGCCCTTCAAGAATCTTTCATCCAGCCACACTGGTTTCTGAATGGTCCTCTGAAGAGGCCTACTTGCCTTTTCAGCTTCTGCTTCCATCTTTTCAGGGGTCTTTCTCCCTGGGAGCTTTCTCAATGGGCTTTCAAGCCCAATTCAGATCCCACACAACCAGAGGAACCTTGTCCCTGAACCCAGGATCCGttgccttcttttctctccttactagcccaccctcccttcctctctcaagGATTCTCTCAAGactttaaatttgcttttttgcCCCCAAATCGGTAGTGGCTACCTGAGGTTACAGAGTAAGGTCCAAATGCTGGAGCATGACCTTTAAAATTCACAGCACTCTCAGCTGTACTTCAGTCTTCGCTATTTTGTGAAAGTGCCCTTTGCTGCCTCAGAACACTGCAGAACAGAGGAAAGGATGGAGGTTCACATAAGACCCGAGTTCCAACTTCAGCTCTGTTAGCTACTAATTTGGCaaacttgggcaagtttcttaacctctctgaacttcatcagtaaaatggaggGGATATTACTTATTTTGCAAAGATGttctgatgggcttccctggtggctcagactgtaaagaatctgcctgcagtgcgggagacccacctttgatccctgggtcaggaagatcccctggagaagcaaatggcaacccactccagtattcttgcctggaggattccatggacagaggagcctggagggctacagtccattggatagCAGAGAGTTGGGatgcagctgagtgactaacacttctcaCTTTTCTGATGTAATATATGATAAATGATATAGCATGTACGAGAAGTGAAATGATAAAAGTATGGGAAATGTCCACATGTGGTAGGTCCTCAATAAAGGGTTGCTTTTCTTAGTCATCCTTCAAGGCTCAGCTCTAGAGCCATCTCAGCTccccactgtctcctgaagtgTTATGAACTGCTTTCTTTTTGGAatggtgttttatttatttctacttatttatttatttttggccaagccatgtggcaggtgggatcttccctcaccagggattgaacccaggccccctgctttgggagcacagtcttaaccactggaccaccagggaagtcctagaaaggcatttttaaaaatcatggtgAAAAACACATAACATAACGTGTGTCATTTTAACCATCCTGAAGTGTACAGGTCAGTAGTGTAAAGTATATTCATGTTGTTGGGCAATAGGTCTCTGGAACTGTTTTATCTTGCCGGTCTGAATCTCTACCCATTAAACAGCGGCTCTCCCTTTCCGCCTCCGGGAATAGCACTTTTATCTGTACCTCAATCATAAAAGCCTTACCTGCCTTGGGCTAACTTGGAGTCTATtgagttatatatgtgtgtgtctcttcCACTAAGATTTTGGGCTTCTTTGAGACCAGGACAgtgttttctgcttcctttttccCTCAAAGAATCTAGCCTATGCCTGGTACATAAAACACTCAGTGTTTGTGTACCTGAATGTTACATTTATTACATATTGCCTTATTTTTACTTCACTTTGTGGAGCTGTGTATATGTGGATCTGTGTGGCACATTTTACAAGCTGTATGAGAGCAGGAGTTGTGTCCAAAAGCAGGTGAGGTGTCAGTGGAAATATAACTAAGGTTTTGGCTTTAGAAAGTTCTGGGTGCAAATCCTGTGATCTTGGGAAAACTGAACTGCACCTCGTTGAGCATTGGTTAGCATAACTCTAAAGTAGGGGTGTTCATGTAGACCACAGTAAGCTGTTGTTGATGTCAAATGTGATATGTAAAGATCTGTTATAAACCCGCATGCTATGAAGGTTAGCTCCTTTCCTCTAAGCTGTATTTCTCCTTAGAACCACACAGTGCATGGCACACAGCTGATGCTTACTAAATACTTGTTTTAGATTGATGAGCAGAAACAGTGGGGTGAAGGGTTGGTTTTTTAAAGAAACGGACAAGTGGAATTAACCGagctcccctttctcttcctacTGATTCTCACCAGGTGTATAATGAGTTCATTCTGCCCTCGGAGCGAGCTGGATTCCTGAACCGGATTCGGGAGATTATCCAGCGAGTGGAGACCCTGTTGAAGAGAGATACTGGCCCTGCGGAGGCTGCTGAAGACCCTCTGAGTCCCCAGGTCAGACTCCTTTGGGCACCTCCAGGGGGATGTGGCTCTGCTACAGGCTTCATTACTTTTTTCCACCAGTCCCCTTGGATCTAACTTGTCTTCATCTCTAGGATTCCAAAACAATGGCTCTTCCCCAATTTGAGAGTCTGATGAAAGCCATGGACTCTTGTTCCAGAAAAATGTGTTCAGTGCATACTTTTAACTCAGTATTTTGACATAATTTCAGACCTACAGAGAAGTTGCAGTAGTTGTACAAAGAACTCCTGGGTGCTCTGTCTAGATTTGCTAGTAGTGTTTTGTTACATGAGCTTTAGCCTTTTCCCTTCCTGTCTCCCCatccacgtgtgtgtgcatgcattctTTTTTTGGAAGCATTTAAGTAAGTTGCAGGTGTCATGCCCCTTTACcactaaatatttcttgaaaacaCTTTTGAATCCCTTGAAACTCATCTGTGGACTCATAGAAGCTCATGAGTCTTGGCTTAAGAAGCCCAGCCTGAAACTTTCCATCTAAGACTCAGCTCTTCCCACTGTGACATTTCTCTCTCTCAGGAGGAGCCAGCACCACTGCCTGCTCTCCTGGGGTCCCCCCCAGACCCATCCAGGGGTATGTACTGCATTCTGTCCCTACTCATCCCACCCTTGGGGTTGCTCCATGGAAATGGAGGACTGGAATCTcaacctcccctccctcccttcccagcaGAGCTCCAGAGCAGCACCTCCCTGGAGCAGAGATGCTGGGCAGCTTCCTCCGCCTCCACATCTTCTCCTGGAACCCCCTTGTCTCCTGGAAACTCCTTTTCTCCTGGAACCCCTGTTTTCCCAAGTCCCATCCTTCCCATCACTTCTCCCCCATGTCATCTCAACCCCTCCTCATTCTCCCAAGTTTCTCCTCAGGCCTCCTCAAATCTCTCTGCACACCCCCCAAGCTGCCCGCTTCCACTCTCCCCCAGTGCACCGCAGTTTCCAGTCCCATCTGCTCAGTTTCCACAGAGTTCTCTCTTCCCCGATTGTTTCCAggtccctctctctcctccctcctttgccccctgcccctctgcttatcccctcccctccaccaccgcagcccctctcctctctctggcaAGTGCCTTCTCTCTGGCtgtgatgactgtggctcagtccCTGCTGTCCCCATCCCCTGGGCTCCTGTCCCAgtctcctccagcccctcctggTCCTCTCCCTAGCCTGCCCCCTCCTACTCCCTGTACTCCTTGTGCCCAGGAGCAGACTTTATCTCTGACAGCTGAGATGGAGGGTGAGGTGAGCAGGAAACCAAGAGGGATGATTGGGCGGCGGAAGAGGGGCGGGTGGCCTTCATTCTGGATCATTTCTCTACTCACAGACCCACACTTTATAGGCTTCTCTGAATATTGGTTGGCCACTCCCAGGTGAAGCCAGATTGGCgcccatctcagaaggtgagaccTTTGACCACTGACCCTCCCTGCCCATCATTCTCAGTGACTTTATTTCCTACCACTGATTTCTGTTCCTTCTTCCACGATGCCTTCGTCTTGCTACAGAGGGAAAGCCTCAGCTTGTTGGGCGCTTCCAAGTGACTTCATCCAAGGAGCCAGCTGAGCCTCTTCCCCTGCAGCTGGGATCCCCAACTCCCTCTGGCTCCCCAAAGCCTCCAACCCCTCAGCTGACCTCGGAGAGCTCGGACACGGAGGACAGTGCTGGAGCCAGgccagaggccagggaggctCTGGCTGAAAGTGACCGTGCAGCCGAGGGCCTAGGGGCTGGAGCTGAAGAGGAAGGGGACGATGGGCAGGAACCCCAAGTAGGGGGCAGCCCTCCACCCCTGATCCATCCCAGCCCAGTGTGGATGAGTTACTCCTATAGCAGCCTGTGTCTGAGCAGTGAGGAGTCAGAGAGCAGTGGGGAGGACGAGGAATTCTGGGCTGAGCTGCAGAATCTTCGGCAGAAGTGAGTCTGGGGAGAATGGTGGTCAGGAAGTGGACTTACTAGAGCCAGGTGTTGGGCCAGCCCTCTCATGACCCTGGTGTGTCCTCAGGCACTTGTCAGAGGTGGAGGCACTACAGACACTACAGAAACAGGAAATCGAGGACTTGTACAGCAGGCTTGGGAAGCAGCCCCCGCCAGGAATCCTGGCCCCCGCTGCTATGCTGTCCAGCCGCCAGCGCCGCCTCTCCAAGGGCAGCTTCCCCACCTCACGGCGCAACAGCCTGCAGCGTTCTGAGCCCCTGGGCCCGGGTGAGACAGAAGTCACCAGCTCCCATCGTTCCAGAGTCCCCTCCCTAGTGATCTGACTGTCTTTCAGGCCCTGGGGGTCTACCCCTTGCTGTGGGGGGACTAGCCCCCCACTTTTCCCTGTGGCCCCTTCCCTCATTCAgtgctctccctcccctccccatcgtGCACCCAGGCATCATGCGAAGGAACTCCCTCAGTGGCAGCAGCACCGGCTCCCAGGAGCAGCGGGCAAGCAAGGGGGTGACATTCGCCGGGGATGTTGGCAGGATGGTGAGGGCGGGCCCAAGGGAGGGAGAGCCCAGGGAATGGTAACTCCTCCAGCTCTGGAGGTTCCTTAGTACTTCTTTTTCCTCCAGTGAATTATGAACAGAAGCCATGTGTCTCACCCACACCTGAGCCCACCATGGAGCTTGTGCCCTTAGAATCTGCTGACCAACTCAACTCTGCAAGGAAGACCTCAGCACTGAGGGAGTAGGAGGCCGGACGGCCGTGGACAGTGCTGCTCCCCTAGAAGGAAGAGCCAAACATGTGGGAACTGTTTGATGTGTGTAGAAGGTGTATGTTCTGTAAATCCTCATCCTTGCCACCTCCCCAGCTGAGAGAGAACCACTAAACAGTCCCACCCAAGTCCAGATGCTTCTAGAAGGCACACTCCCAGATGGGCAGGAGGAGGGAAAATTAGTAGCAGCCAATAAAAATTCTGGAACCTAGAACCTGGTGAATCTGTATGGATCTTAGAAACCCGGCAAAGCTCTgtgggggaacttccctggtggttaaggacccacctctcaatgcaggggacatgggttccattcctagtcagagaagattccacatgccacagggcaactaagcccatgtaccacaaccactgagcctgcatgccctagagcttgtgctgtgcagagagaagccactgcaataagaagcccacgcaccacagggAAGAGTAGcacctgcctgctgcaactagagaaaacccaactAGAGTAGCAATGAAGAACCAGCAGTCAAAGCTTTGTAGTAGGGTAAGGCAAGGGAGGATTTAGAAGGAATTCCCCTTTCACAATGGGAGGCAGGGGTGGAACCCAGCCTTTGGGCTTCCTGCCATCAGTTCATGAAGAAACTGCAAGGTCAGTAATCCACCCGACCAAGCTAAGATTCCACCCAGACTCCACCTTAGGCCTGCAGAAGCAGGCCCCAGTGGAAGTTAATGAAAGCTGCTTGTCCATCCTTCCTttacctctggagaagggaaaaagcagTAAAGTTGAGCGTAGTGTGGGGTTGAGGACAGAAGGGTGACCTTCCTCCCCACCTGCTTCCTGCCCCCAAGAGCTGGTTCAGTCTCAAAACAGCCCAGTGACCCACCACAATCTCTCCCTTAAATCAGGTGGAAAGATCTCATGGAAAAAAGTAATTCTAGTTAAACATTTATGGCTCCCT
Coding sequences within it:
- the WNK4 gene encoding serine/threonine-protein kinase WNK4 isoform X2, with the translated sequence MLAPPAPETEVPMSQAEADLTLRPPPPLAAAGPPRLGPPPRRVRRFSGKAEPRPRSSRLSRRSSVDLGLLRSWSQPASPVPEPPDPPDSAGSGPAMSPPPSSEEPPEGTWTAGAPVKPADSERLEPVGSTGGSGSREQPRITEAAAARERRREQEEKEDTETQAVATSPDGRYLKFDIEIGRGSFKTVYRGLDTDTTVEVAWCELQTRKLSRAERQRFSEEVEMLKGLQHPNIVRFYDSWKSVLRGQVCIVLVTELMTSGTLKTYLRRFREMKPRVLQRWSRQILRGLHFLHSRVPPILHRDLKCDNVFITGPTGSVKIGDLGLATLKRASFAKSVIGTPEFMAPEMYEEKYDEAVDVYAFGMCMLEMATSEYPYSECQNAAQIYRKVTSGTKPNSFYKVKMPEVKEIIEGCIRTDKNERFTIHDLLAHAFFREERGVHVELAEEDDGEKPDLKLWLRMEDARRGGRPRDNQAIEFLFQLGRDAAEEVAQEMVALGLVCEADYQPVARAVRERVAAIQRKREKLRKARELEALPPAPRLPPAAVPMTPGPSNAFPPEPEEPEADQHQPFLFRHASYSSTTSDCETDGYLSSSGFLDASDPALQPPSGVLSSPAESHLRLPAAFALSIPRSGPGNDFSPGESYASDAASGLSDVGEGMERMRRPPGKNLRRRPRSRLRVTSVSDQNDRVVECQLQTHNSKMVTFRFDLDGDSPEEIAAAMVYNEFILPSERAGFLNRIREIIQRVETLLKRDTGPAEAAEDPLSPQEEPAPLPALLGSPPDPSRAELQSSTSLEQRCWAASSASTSSPGTPLSPGNSFSPGTPVFPSPILPITSPPCHLNPSSFSQVSPQASSNLSAHPPSCPLPLSPSAPQFPVPSAQFPQSSLFPDCFQVPLSPPSFAPCPSAYPLPSTTAAPLLSLASAFSLAVMTVAQSLLSPSPGLLSQSPPAPPGPLPSLPPPTPCTPCAQEQTLSLTAEMEGEASLNIGWPLPGEARLAPISEEGKPQLVGRFQVTSSKEPAEPLPLQLGSPTPSGSPKPPTPQLTSESSDTEDSAGARPEAREALAESDRAAEGLGAGAEEEGDDGQEPQVGGSPPPLIHPSPVWMSYSYSSLCLSSEESESSGEDEEFWAELQNLRQKHLSEVEALQTLQKQEIEDLYSRLGKQPPPGILAPAAMLSSRQRRLSKGSFPTSRRNSLQRSEPLGPGIMRRNSLSGSSTGSQEQRASKGVTFAGDVGRM
- the WNK4 gene encoding serine/threonine-protein kinase WNK4 isoform X1 encodes the protein MLAPPAPETEVPMSQAEADLTLRPPPPLAAAGPPRLGPPPRRVRRFSGKAEPRPRSSRLSRRSSVDLGLLRSWSQPASPVPEPPDPPDSAGSGPAMSPPPSSEEPPEGTWTAGAPVKPADSERLEPVGSTGGSGSREQPRITEAAAARERRREQEEKEDTETQAVATSPDGRYLKFDIEIGRGSFKTVYRGLDTDTTVEVAWCELQTRKLSRAERQRFSEEVEMLKGLQHPNIVRFYDSWKSVLRGQVCIVLVTELMTSGTLKTYLRRFREMKPRVLQRWSRQILRGLHFLHSRVPPILHRDLKCDNVFITGPTGSVKIGDLGLATLKRASFAKSVIGTPEFMAPEMYEEKYDEAVDVYAFGMCMLEMATSEYPYSECQNAAQIYRKVTSGTKPNSFYKVKMPEVKEIIEGCIRTDKNERFTIHDLLAHAFFREERGVHVELAEEDDGEKPDLKLWLRMEDARRGGRPRDNQAIEFLFQLGRDAAEEVAQEMVALGLVCEADYQPVARAVRERVAAIQRKREKLRKARELEALPPAPRLPPAAVPMTPGPSNAFPPEPEEPEADQHQPFLFRHASYSSTTSDCETDGYLSSSGFLDASDPALQPPSGVLSSPAESHLRLPAAFALSIPRSGPGNDFSPGESYASDAASGLSDVGEGMERMRRPPGKNLRRRPRSRLRVTSVSDQNDRVVECQLQTHNSKMVTFRFDLDGDSPEEIAAAMVYNEFILPSERAGFLNRIREIIQRVETLLKRDTGPAEAAEDPLSPQEEPAPLPALLGSPPDPSRAELQSSTSLEQRCWAASSASTSSPGTPLSPGNSFSPGTPVFPSPILPITSPPCHLNPSSFSQVSPQASSNLSAHPPSCPLPLSPSAPQFPVPSAQFPQSSLFPDCFQVPLSPPSFAPCPSAYPLPSTTAAPLLSLASAFSLAVMTVAQSLLSPSPGLLSQSPPAPPGPLPSLPPPTPCTPCAQEQTLSLTAEMEGEASLNIGWPLPGEARLAPISEEGKPQLVGRFQVTSSKEPAEPLPLQLGSPTPSGSPKPPTPQLTSESSDTEDSAGARPEAREALAESDRAAEGLGAGAEEEGDDGQEPQVGGSPPPLIHPSPVWMSYSYSSLCLSSEESESSGEDEEFWAELQNLRQKHLSEVEALQTLQKQEIEDLYSRLGKQPPPGILAPAAMLSSRQRRLSKGSFPTSRRNSLQRSEPLGPGIMRRNSLSGSSTGSQEQRASKGVTFAGDVGRMVRAGPREGEPREW